The genomic interval ACCGTCGTGCAAACCTGGTTGAGCCTGGCGGGTCAACGCTGATGCTGTTTGCTGTTCGTTGAGTTCAGGCGGCGCCTCGCATGATGACGGGGCGCTGCTCTGGAGATGAAAACCATCCGTATCGGATGCTAACTGTTTAGCATGGCTTATCGGTAACGTGCACAGGAGATTACATTTCTGTTTTCTGCACGGATACCGTCCGGCTGTGACGCGGTGGCATTAACGACAACGGATGGTTTTCTTTTTTCCAGTGCGGGTGAATAGTTCAGGAAGAGAGTAAAGCCGACTGCGAAAGAAGCGCGGCTCGCGATCAACCTTATGCTCGTACCCTATGGACAGGGTGGCGTGAAAAAAGCAGCGTTCTCCGGTAGTGCGCGATGAACCAAAAAAAGCCCATCTCGGGGGATGGGCAAAGACTACACACAGCAATTCGTTACTGGTTCTTGATGAGGAGAAACCTCAATCAACAAACATTACGTTAACAATAGCTCCGGGATTAATACTAGAAATTCAGCGCTTGTGAGTCATTAAGAATCATCCTAATGGTTAATAATTTTTTAATAATGACCAAAGAAAGAATACCTTAGATTCAATAAAGTTGAATAAAAAATACCTAATACAGGCACTAAAAATGAATTTTTATTGAGATTTGTCTTAAACACATAAGAGCGATTATAGAGTTTGGCATTCCTGCTTTCATCCGTCAGGAACGCCGTAAACCGTGAGAGGGCGATTACTTTTTGTGGTCGCTGTGAATTCGGAAGTGGACGGATTCGGGCGTATCTTTCATCCATGCGGAAAGCAACCGGTAAGAGACGGCCAGCACTACGGGGCCGATGAACAGCCCGATCATGCCGAAGGCCAAAAGGCCGCCGATAACGCCGGAGAGAATCAGCAACATGGGTAAATCCGCACCCATGCGGATGAGTAACGGGCGGATGACATTATCCAGCGTCCCGACAATACAGCTCCAGACCAGCAGGATAGTTCCCCAGGTGGTATCCCCCGTCCAGTAGAGCCAGATGATGGCGGGCACCAGTACCATCAATGGGCCCAGTTGCGCGACGCATGATAAGAACATCAGTACCGTCAGCAGCGTTGTATAGGGAATGCCCGAGAGTGCCAACCCAATGCCCCCCAGTAATGACTGTACGATTGCCGTGACCACGACCCCCAGGGCCACGGCCCGGATAGACTGGGCTGCAAGGATGACTGCCGCTTCACCCCCCTGTTTACCCAACCGCATGGCGAAGCGACGAACGCCAAGCGCGACCTGATCACCTTTGCTGTACAGCAGAATGCTGAATAACACCATCAAGGCACAGTGGCATCAGGAAACGGCCGATATGCGCCGCCTGTGCGACCGCCCAGGAGGCCGCCTGACCAACGTATGGCTGCACTTTGGCCATCACGGCGGCGCCACCGCTGTGCACCAGCCCATACCAGCTGCTGTGCAGCTTCTCGCCGAACATGGGGATGGAACGCAGCCAGTCGAGAGACGGCGGGGTAATGCGCTCCTGACTGCCGGCCCAGGCGATGAGCGTAGAGGTATTGTCGATAACGCTACTGACCAGAATCGACGTCGGGATTACGAAGAACAGCACCAACAGCACGGTCATGACTATCACGGCCAGAAAGCGGTAGCCCCATAACATGCTCTGTAGCTTGATCAACAGCGGCCAGGTAGCGATAACCACCATGCTGGCCCAGGCGAAGCCCAGAATGAACGGTTGTACAACCCAAAAGCAGGCGATGATCAGAATACCGATAAACAACAGGCTGAATACGATTCTTGCGAGATCGAAGCGCGGGGGTTGAGATTGCTTCATCAACGGGTGTTACCTCAATGTCAGCGGGTGATAAACCTTGTCGAATCCTCATGCGCAGGCGTGGCGCCCTACCTGAACCGGACTTCGCCTGGGGAGCATCCCTCAGGCAACATGATGAAAACGGGAATAATTTATGATGCGTGATTTCCCGCAATTTGGACAGCAGTTCTTACCTGAGTCGCGTCGGATCGCGGCGCGCTACCATAAGTTTTTATTTATCCCTTGACGCACGGCGTACTGAATAGGATAAAACGGGGTGCGCCGGAAAGGACAACCCCTTGTTCTCCGGCCGTTATCGTATTAGGCAAACACCTCTCGCACAGACAGGGTCACAAATAATGATCCCACAGATCACGCAGGCGCCCGGGCTGATTCAGCCGGTGCTGAGCTTTTTGGAAGCATTGAAGCAAAACGGATTCACCGGCGATACGGCGACAAACTATGCCGATCGTCTCACCATGGCCACAGACAACAGCATTTATCAGCTATTGCCGGATGCGGTGGTATTTCCCCGATCCACGGCGGATGTGGCATTACTGTCCCGTCTGGCGGGGGAGGCGCGTTTTCGCGCTCTGACGTTTACTCCGCGCGGCGGCGGAACCGGTACCAACGGGCAAGCGCTCAATCAAGGGATTGTGGTGGATATGTCCCGCTATATGAACCGCATTCTGGAAATCAACCCGGAGCAGGGTTGGGTCAGAGTGGAAGCGGGCGTCATCAAGGATCAGCTCAATCAATATCTGAAGCCGTTCGGCTATTTCTTTTCACCGGAACTGTCTACCAGCAACCGCGCTACGCTGGGCGGCATGATCAATACCGATGCTTCCGGCCAGGGGTCGTTGGTGTACGGTAAAACCTCCGACCATGTACTGGGGCTGCGCGCCGTTTTGCTGGGCGGTGAGTTGCTGGATACGCGCGCGATGCCGGTCGAACTGGCTGAACAGCTGGCCCAGGAAGCGTCGCCCGCCGGTCGCATTTACCGCACGGTGTTGCACCGTTGCCGCGAGCAGCGGGATTTGATCATAGAAAAATTCCCCAAACTGAACCGGTTCCTGACCGGATACGATCTGCGGCATGTGTTCAGCGACGATATGCAAACGTTTGACCTGACGCGGATGTTAACCGGCGCAGAAGGTACGCTGGCCTTTATTACCGAGGCGACGTTGGATATCACGCCGTTGCCGAAGATTCGCCGGTTGGTCAACGTCAAGTTCGATTCGTTCGACTCCGCGCTGCGCAGCGCGCCGTTCATGGTAGAAGCTAAAGCCCTGTCGGTAGAAACCGTTGATTCCCGGGTGTTGAATCTGGCGCGTGAGGATATCGTCTGGCACTCCGTCAGCGAGCTGATCGCGGATGTTCCCGGTCAGGACATGCAGGGGCTGAATATCGTCGAATTTGCCGGCGATGATGAAGCCTTGATCGACAGCCAGTTGTCTGCGCTGTGCCGCCGGCTGGATGAACTGCTGTCCACCCGCGAGTCGGGCGTCATTGGCTATCAGGTTTGCAATGACCTGACGGGGATCGAACGCATTTATGCGATGCGCAAAAAAGCGGTGGGCCTGTTGGGCAACAGCAAGGGGCTGGCGAAACCCATTCCGTTTGCCGAGGATACCTGCGTGCCGCCGCAGCATCTGGCGGACTACATCGCCGAGTTCCGCGCGCTGCTCGATAGCCATAATCTCAGTTACGGCATGTTCGGCCATGTGGATGCCGGGGTGCTGCATGTCCGTCCGGCGCTGGACATGTGCGATCCGCAGCAGGAGCTGCTGATGAAGCAGCTTTCCGACCGCATTGTGGATCTGACCGCCAGGTACGGCGGGTTGTTGTGGGGGGAGCACGGCAAGGGATTCCGCGCCGAATACAGCCCGGCGTTTTTCGGTGCGGAATTGTATGACGAGCTGCGGCGGGTCAAGGCGGCGTTCGACCCGGATAACCGGTTGAACCCCGGTAAGATCTGCGCGCCGCTCGATGTCGATGCGCCAATGATGAGGGTGGACGCGGTAAAACGTGGCACGTTCGATCGGCAAATTCCGCTTACGGTGAGAAGCGCCTATCGCGGTGCAATGGAATGTAACGGCAACGGCCTCTGTTTTAACTTCGATGCGCGCAGCCCGATGTGTCCCTCCATGAAAATCACCGGCGATCGGATTCATTCGCCGAAGGGGCGCGCCACGCTGGTGCGAGAATGGCTGCGTCTGCTGGCGGAGCAGGGCGTCGACCCACTGTTGCTGGAAACGCAGTTGCCGCAGCAGCGCCTGAGCCTGCGCAGCATCATCGCCAAAACCCGCAATACGCTGGCGGCGCGCCAGGGAGAGTACGATTTCTCCCATGAGGTCAAAGACGCCATGTCCGGCTGTCTGGCCTGTAAAGCCTGTTCGACCCAGTGCCCGATAAAAAATCGATGTGCCCAGCTTCCGGGCCCGTTTCCTGCAGCTTTACCACACGCGCTATCTGCGGCCGGTGAAGGATTATCTGGTGGCCGAGGTAGAGCGCTATGCCCCGCTGATGGCGCGTACCCCGAAGACCTTCAACTTTTTCCTGCGCCAGCCGTGGGTGAATGCACTCAGCCGCCGTTGTATCGGCATGGTGGATTTGCCGCTGTTGTCATCGCCGTCGCTGAAACAGCAGTTTGCTGGTCACTCCGCCATGACGACCACGCTGGAGCAATTGGAACAGATGCCGGCGGAAACGCGGGGACAGTATGTGTTGATCGTGCAGGATCCGTTTACCAGCTACTATGACGCGCAAGTCGTGGCGGATTTGGTGCGGTTGGTGGAAAAATTGGGGTTGAAGCCGGTATTGCTGCCGTTTTCACCCAATGGAAAGCCCCAGCATATCAAGGGATTCCTGCAACAATTTGCTCGAACTGCCGCCCGGACGGCGGAGTTTCTGAACCGTGTCGCCGGGCTGGGGCTGCCCATGATAGGTGTCGACCCGGCGCTGGTGCTGTGTTATCGCGATGAATACCGTGAAGCGCTGGGCGATAAGCGCGGCGATTTTCAGGTGCAACTGGTGCATGAATGGCTATCCGATTGGCTGAAACAGCGGAAAAGGGAGAAAACGGAAACCCGGCAGGGGGATGTCTGGTACCTGTTCGGCCACTGTACGGAAACCACGGCATTACCGGCCAGTACCGCACAGTGGAGCGATATTTTTGCGTATTTCGGCGCTCGTCTTGAAAACGTCAGCGTCGGGTGCTGCGGAATGGCGGGAACCTATGGGCATGAAAGCCGGAACCTGGTTCATTCACAGGGCATTTATGATTTGTCCTGGCAACCGGCGTTACAACGTTTGCCGCAGGAGCGCTGCCTGACAACCGGTTATTCCTGCCGCAGCCAGGTCAAGCGTATGGAAGGCCGGGGATTGAAACATCCGTTGCAGGCGTTGCTGGAGTTGGTGCGATGATATGGAAAAGATCGATCGATCTGGAGCAGCTTAATCAGATGTCCGTCGGGTGCATGGTCGGGCATCTGGGGATTCGCATGACGAATCTGACCGACGATACCATTGAAGCGGTCATGCCGGTTGATAGCCGCACCTGTCAGCCGTTCGGGTTGCTGCATGGCGGCGCCTCGGTCACGTTGGCGGAGTCGCTGGGGTCGATCGCCGGCTATCTGTGCACCGAGGGTGAACAGCGCGTCGTCGGGGTAGAAATTAACGCCAATCATCTGCGGGCGGTAACGGGAGGCGAAGTACACGGCGTCTGTCGTGCAGTGCATGCCGGGCGGCGTTTACAAGTCTGGCAAATTGATATTTTTGACGACCAGGCTCGCCTCTGCTGCACTTCTCGCTTGACGACGGCGGTACTCACGCCGGAAGGATAATACCGCAACGTTCCGGGTATGGAGACGTATCCGGAACGTGTGTCCCACCGTGCGTTATGGCATAAACGCCACACGCTGCACGAAGTCCTGCTGAAAGGCGGAAACCTTTTCCCAACATCCCAACACGCTGAACTGATTGCAAATCATCTGCAGTGTCTGGCGGGCAAAGTAGTAACTCTGTACCCGAAAAAGATGACAACGATTGGCGTCGTTGATTGCGGTGATAAGGCAATGGTGCATTTTTATCAGGCTGAAAAGATAGCGGCCTTCATCCCCCGATTGCTGGCTGAGTTCGGCCATTTTCATCCCGGTCAGATAGTAGTTTCGCAACTGGCCGATATCGCAAATTTCCCGATCCATCGCCAGTTCCGCCATATAAAAATCCACCGAGGCATAGCGCAATTTGTGGTGATAGTTGTCCATTTGCGTTCTCAGCCAGGCGTTGAACGGGAACATGTGCGGCGCTCCTTAAATATAAATAAGAATCATTATCGTATTTGTCGCGGCGGTGAGATGCAATAATCGCTGTGTAAAAAACAGGGCAGAGCGCATGGTGCGTGGTGTTCCAGATAGAAAAACCCACTGTAACGGCAAGACTGCGAAACATTGTCAGTAGCACTGCGAATGTCCCATCCTTATCGTTGTCGTTGTGTGTCTACCTGGGGTAAATGTACGGCGGCGATGTTTAACAGGAGGCCGTAACACGGAACGTTATGCATTATTTCGGAGTCCGGGCGGTGGATTTTACGTCAAACTGCTTTTATCCTTGAAAGTCCGTTTAAAGTTGGTTATTGATAACTTGTTGATTAAGAAATAGAAAATGATCGTTTCCGAATGGTCGTTGCACGCTCTTACCGAGCGGTGCTCGCCGTATTTGGAAAGATTTTTCGGATAATGAGGCAGTGAATAGGAATCTGACTATGAAACGTGCGATTACTCTACTGGGAACGTTGTTTACGCTGTGTTTACTGGGGAGCGCGCTTGCGGAAGCGGCCGAATACCCGTTACCGCCGCCAGATAGCCGGTTGATTGGAGAGAATATAAGCTATACCGTCTCGAATGATGGACACCCGCTGGAGACGATAGCCGCTAACTTCAAGATTGGCTTGCTGAATATGCTGGAGGCTAACCCAGGGACAGATCCTTATCTACCCAAACCAGGGTCGACGCTGACGATCCCATCACAGATGCTGTTGCCGGATACGCCGCGGGAAGGGATTGTGGTCAACCTGGCTGAACTGCGTCTGTATTACTTTCCTAAAGGCAAGGGCACCGTCATTGTGTATCCCATTGGCATTGGCCAGCTAGGCCGAAATACGCCGGTGATGGTGACACGGGTTATCGAACGTCGTCCCAATCCTACCTGGATACCGACAGCCAATATCCGTCGTCATTATAAAGAACAGGGTATTGATTTGCCGGCAGTCGTACCGGGTGGCCCGGATAATCCGATGGGGTTGTTTGCATTGCGTCTGGAAAAGAGTGGTGGGGTTTATTCCATCCATGGCACCAATGCTAATTTCGGTATCGGCATGCGCGTCAGCTCTGGCTGTATTCGTCTTCGTCCCGAGGATATTGAAGCACTGTTCAACGATGTTCCCGTAGGAACACGGGTTCAGATTATTAATGAACCCATCAAAGTGGCGGTAGAGCCGGATGGGAAACGCTATATCGAGGTTCATCAGCCGCTCTCTCGTACTGATAAGGATGATCCCCAGACGATGCCGATTGGGTTAGGCCAGAAAGTACAAGCGTTCGTGCGCAGCCCAGAGACGGATGTTGAGGTTGTACACAATGCGATCGTCCGCCGTTCTGGTATGCCGATACTGGTGAACAAAGGTGAAGTGCTGTCTACACCGCAAACTGGCGCAGCGCCGGTGACGGTAGCCGTTCCAGTCCGATAAATTCAGGGATAGGGCGCGTCAGGGCGTGTAGACGCTCTGATGCGTATTACGGGGAAACGGTGAGAATACGAAGGGAAATCAACAGATAAAAAAATGGCGCACACTGTGCGCCATTTTTCGTTCAACCAGCTCTTACTTCTTGTAAGTACGAACCTGGTTGTCCAGGCGCTGGTTAGCACGAGCTGCGTCATCTTTAGCAGCCTGCACGTCAGTAGCCAGAGCGTCAACTTTGCTGGTCAGAGCAGATACTTTGTCGTTCAGAGAAGAAACGTCAGAAGACAGCTGATCCAGTTTAGCGTTGCTGGAACAACCAGCCAGCAGAGTTGAACCCAGGATTACCGCGCCCAGTACCAGTTTAGTACGATTCATTATTAATACCCTCTAAATTGAGTTAATCTCCATGTAGCGTTACAAGTATTACACAAACCTTTTTCTGATGAGAATAAA from Musicola paradisiaca NCPPB 2511 carries:
- a CDS encoding hotdog fold thioesterase, whose translation is MIWKRSIDLEQLNQMSVGCMVGHLGIRMTNLTDDTIEAVMPVDSRTCQPFGLLHGGASVTLAESLGSIAGYLCTEGEQRVVGVEINANHLRAVTGGEVHGVCRAVHAGRRLQVWQIDIFDDQARLCCTSRLTTAVLTPEG
- a CDS encoding L,D-transpeptidase family protein, with translation MKRAITLLGTLFTLCLLGSALAEAAEYPLPPPDSRLIGENISYTVSNDGHPLETIAANFKIGLLNMLEANPGTDPYLPKPGSTLTIPSQMLLPDTPREGIVVNLAELRLYYFPKGKGTVIVYPIGIGQLGRNTPVMVTRVIERRPNPTWIPTANIRRHYKEQGIDLPAVVPGGPDNPMGLFALRLEKSGGVYSIHGTNANFGIGMRVSSGCIRLRPEDIEALFNDVPVGTRVQIINEPIKVAVEPDGKRYIEVHQPLSRTDKDDPQTMPIGLGQKVQAFVRSPETDVEVVHNAIVRRSGMPILVNKGEVLSTPQTGAAPVTVAVPVR
- a CDS encoding major outer membrane lipoprotein; this translates as MNRTKLVLGAVILGSTLLAGCSSNAKLDQLSSDVSSLNDKVSALTSKVDALATDVQAAKDDAARANQRLDNQVRTYKK